In a single window of the Bufo bufo chromosome 5, aBufBuf1.1, whole genome shotgun sequence genome:
- the HGH1 gene encoding protein HGH1 homolog has product MLMLFMDPVLCSDFLSFLGSGTRADVKSQALEYVLGVSATPEGRRSLCEVPGLLRAVLDVTSDPSPPGVQDSYHILVNLTSDPCTHRSLLDIPALLPTLAQRLADPHYVYADSVCTALCNLSREEDSCRAVISTLTAQGLNQLLEMICSPRYNAAATLDYLGPLMCNLTQLTEGRSFILDRTRCVLQRLLPLTHLRGSVVRRGGVVGTLRNCCFSHADHAWLLGDDVDLLPFLLLPLAGGEEYSEEEVELLPPDLQYLPEDKEREPDPDIRKMLIECLQLLCATPDGRRILKDRGTYLILRSLHSWEAEPDVKRTCEKVIQILIGDEPERGLQNLLEVQVPPELEEQLQRAQQEEEEERAQQEEAAK; this is encoded by the exons AT GTTGATGCTGTTCATGGATCCGGTGCTCTGCTCCGACTTCCTGTCCTTCCTGGGCTCTGGCACTCGGGCAGATGTGAAGAGCCAGGCCCTGGAGTATGTGCTGGGTGTGAGTGCTACACCCGAGGGTAGGCGGAGTCTGTGTGAGGTGCCGGGGTTACTACGCGCTGTGCTGGATGTGACCTCTGACCCATCACCTCCAGGAGTCCAGGATTCTTATCACATATTGGTGAATCTGACCTCTGACCCctgcactcaccgctccctgctGGACATCCCTGCTCTGCTCCCCACACTCGCTCAGCGCCTGGCTGACCCCCATTACGTATACGCTGACTCCGTCTGCACTGCCCTGTGTAACCTGAGCCGCGAGGAGGATTCCTGCCGCGCCGTCATCTCCACGCTGACCGCTCAGGGACTGAATCAGCTGCTGGAGATGATCTGCAGCCCCCGGTACAACGCCGCAGCCACACTCGACTACCTGGGGCCCCTGATGTGTAACCTGACGCAGCTGACCGAGGGCCGCAGCTTCATACTGGACCGAACCAG GTGTGTTTTGCAGCGTCTCCTCCCGTTGACTCACCTCCGGGGGTCGGTTGTGCGCAGAGGAGGCGTTGTAGGGACCCTGAGGAACTGCTGTTTCAGTCACG CGGATCATGCCTGGCTGCTGGGAGACGACGTCGACTTGTTGCCGTTCCTGTTGCTGCCCTTGGCTGGTGGAGAAGAATACTCGGAAGAAGAAGTGGAAC TCCTTCCGCCCGACCTGCAGTATCTGCCGGAGGACAAGGAGCGGGAGCCGGACCCCGATATACGGAAGATGCTGATAGAATGCCTGCAGCTG CTCTGCGCTACCCCAGATGGGCGTCGTATCCTTAAAGATCGGGGAACGTATCTGATCCTGAGATCGCTCCATTCCTGGGAGGCGGAGCCTGATGTGAAGAGAACCTGTGAGAAGGTCATCCAG ATCCTGATCGGTGATGAGCCCGAGCGTGGATTACAAAACCTGCTAGAAGTTCAGGTGCCCCCGGAGCTGGAGGAACAGCTGCAGCGAGCGCAGCAGGAAGAG GAAGAGGAGCGAGCGCAGCAGGAAGAGGCGGCCAAGTGA